From a single Lolium rigidum isolate FL_2022 chromosome 7, APGP_CSIRO_Lrig_0.1, whole genome shotgun sequence genomic region:
- the LOC124674561 gene encoding deoxymugineic acid synthase 1-D-like: MALTTAVPEVVLRSGNARPMPAIGMGTAKFPVVHETTRDAVLAAVEVGFRHFDTASLYGTELPLGDAIVEAVRRGLVASREEVFITSKLWCTQCHPHLVLPSLRESLQNLQMEYVDLYLIHWPVCMKPGPGVFPAKREDAVPLDFEGVWREMEECHRLGLAKAIGVSNFTTWHLDKIMAAATVPPAVNQVELNPLWQQRKLRKYCTEKGIHVAAYSPLGGQNWSREGNAVLESGVLAEIAKARGKSVAQVALRWIYEQGLTPIVKSFSKERLKQNIQIFDWELTEDDLVKIGQIPQKKIVTAANVIFSPEGKFTSVDLSDIEIVEE, from the exons ATGGCTTTGACAACCGCGGTGCCGGAGGTGGTGCTCAGGTCCGGAAACGCCAGACCTATGCCGGCGATCGGCATGGGCACGGCCAAGTTCCCGGTCGTGCATGAGACCACCAGGGACGCCGTGCTTGCGGCCGTGGAGGTCGGCTTCCGCCATTTCGACACTGCTTCCCTGTACGGAACGGAGCTGCCGCTAGGCGATGCTATCGTGGAGGCTGTGCGCCGCGGCCTTGTGGCATCCCGGGAAGAGGTGTTCATCACGTCCAAGCTCTGGTGCACGCAGTGCCACCCGCACCTCGTGCTCCCGTCCCTCCGGGAAAGCCTCCA GAACCTGCAAATGGAGTATGTGGACCTGTACCTGATCCACTGGCCGGTCTGCATGAAGCCTGGGCCAGGGGTGTTCCCGGCCAAGCGGGAGGACGCCGTGCCGCTCGACTTCGAGGGCGTGTGGCGGGAGATGGAGGAGTGCCACCGCCTGGGGCTCGCCAAAGCCATCGGCGTCAGCAACTTCACCACCTGGCACCTCGACAAGATCATGGCGGCCGCCACTGTCCCGCCTGCTGTCAACCAG GTCGAATTGAACCCTCtctggcaacagaggaagctgagGAAGTACTGCACAGAGAAGGGCATCCACGTCGCGGCGTACTCGCCGTTGGGTGGGCAGAACTGGTCCAGGGAGGGCAACGCCGTGCTGGAATCAGGGGTGCTGGCCGAGATCGCCAAGGCTAGAGGAAAGAGCGTCGCACAG GTAGCATTGAGGTGGATTTATGAGCAAGGACTGACCCCAATCGTCAAAAGCTTCAGCAAGGAGAGGCTCAAGCAAAACATTCAGATATTCGACTGGGAGCTGACTGAAGACGACCTCGTCAAGATCGGCCAGATTCCACAGAAGAAGATTGTCACAGCTGCTAACGTGATTTTCTCGCCAGAGGGGAAGTTCACGTCAGTTGATCTTTCAGACATTGAGATTGTAGAAGAATAG